The genomic interval ATAATCCTTCATATGTTCATAGACTTCCTTTGGCAGGGCATTTTTATCCAACAGATGCTTAGTATCGAGTTGAAACTCACTGAATGGCATCAATGCCTCATAGTCATAAAGAGGCCTATGTTTGCCATTATATGACTTTCTGGTCTTCTTTTTTACATTATTTCTTCTTAAGATAGCCTTAATAGTGTTTTCCGAGATCGCAATGCCGTATTTCTTTTGCATATAAGAGGTAAGCCTCCTATATCTGAATCCAGTTCTTTTGGATTCTTTAACTATGAGTTCCTCCAATGAGTGTTCTGTCTTATTTGGGCTGTGATGAGGTCGTCTGCTTAAATCTTCAAGGTTGCCATCTCTTGCCCTTCTGACAGTATTTCTGGATATCCCTAAGATACGGGCTGTCTCAGATACATTACCATTGTTTTTAGCCAAAACCTTTCTCACCAGTTCCCTCGCCTTAGATGCTTCAATTTCCCTAAGTTCATGGTATAAAATACTCATAGGCTGTCCCTCCATCCTGAAAGTGGTTGTGTTTTTCTCTGCCAAGTGAGTCCCAACTTCTTTATTATACCGAGTATTCGGTGGGCAGCCTCTTTCCTGCTTATCACTTCTTTAGCATTATTAATCTCTTGTCCTTTCCCCTCAATGTTCTCTATAAACTGGTTAATATGTCTATACCTATCTGGTATTTTCTTATTTTTGTATCTTGACACCATTACATATTTTTTGCTAAACTCTTTTAAAAATAATTTATATGAGGTGGTGGAAATGAGAACAAAAGGAAGGCTTGCATTAACTGTTGATTATGATGTTTTAAAAGCATTGGAGCAATTGCCAAGAAAGTTATCAATTTCTGAAGTAATAACATGGATTGTAAGGGCTGCTTTGCAAGATATAAAGGCAGGCCGTGAATTATCAGCAAAGGAATTACAAGAATGGATAGACAGCACACCAGAAGGAAAAGACTTCAGAAGGCGATTACAGGAACAGTGGGGACCCACCTTTGGAAAAATTGACAATGCCGTTGAAATGGTAAAAAAAGCAGTAAAACCTAAAAGGAAATAAGGGAGGTAGATTATGAAATTTATTTTGATTTTGCTCGTAATTATTGCAGTTATCGCCACATTATTAAAACTATATAAACCTTCTGATGCCTCATTCCCATATGCAAAAAAGAGCTATCTTTTGAGTAAAGCCGAAAAATCCTTTTATCATGTATTGCAAACCTGTTTGAATGATACCCATATTGTCTTTCCAAAGGTTCGTCTTGGAGATGTCTTTTATGTCACTAATAAAGAGAAACAAAGATTTTATATGTATAAAA from Dissulfurispira thermophila carries:
- a CDS encoding DUF2726 domain-containing protein; this encodes MKFILILLVIIAVIATLLKLYKPSDASFPYAKKSYLLSKAEKSFYHVLQTCLNDTHIVFPKVRLGDVFYVTNKEKQRFYMYKILPKHVDFLICDKQSLRPLAAIELDDSSHRGKERDDDFKNNVFLSAGLPLYRIKASYNYNPVQIQETLREVLITQG